In Gemmata obscuriglobus, a single genomic region encodes these proteins:
- a CDS encoding glycosyltransferase encodes MEPEFGLCFRGRLWDELSAAGVPVHDLGAVRFSRPWSVLRARRRLKRVLRGAPFGAAVTHANWPHAVFAPVVRGSRVGLVNAVHDALARPIWLDRWAARTAPDLVLANSQFTAVPAATFFARSPVEVVYLPVAPPESFDRAATRHAVRTELGAPADAVVLLQASRLERWKGQRVHVEALGRLKGVPGWEVWFAGGPQKAGEAEFFAELRAAVAQLGISDRVRFLGQRSDVPRLMAAADVYCQPNAGPEPFGVVFVEALYAGLPVVTSDLGGGREVVDSSCGVLVPPGEPAAVAAALAELISDPARRAALGAGGPKRAEELCAPHRQLDRIAGLLQKVSS; translated from the coding sequence ATGGAACCGGAGTTCGGGCTTTGCTTCCGCGGGCGGCTGTGGGACGAGTTGTCTGCAGCGGGAGTGCCGGTTCACGACTTGGGAGCAGTTCGGTTCAGCCGCCCGTGGTCCGTGCTCCGCGCGCGGCGGCGGTTAAAACGAGTGCTCCGGGGGGCGCCGTTCGGTGCGGCGGTGACGCACGCGAACTGGCCGCACGCGGTGTTTGCGCCGGTGGTACGTGGGAGCCGGGTGGGGTTGGTCAACGCGGTTCACGACGCGCTCGCCCGGCCCATCTGGTTGGACCGGTGGGCCGCCCGGACCGCTCCTGACTTGGTGCTCGCCAACAGTCAGTTTACGGCCGTCCCGGCGGCAACGTTCTTTGCCCGCTCACCGGTCGAAGTCGTGTACCTGCCGGTTGCGCCTCCGGAGTCGTTCGACCGCGCGGCCACGCGTCACGCGGTGCGGACCGAACTCGGTGCGCCGGCCGACGCGGTCGTGCTGCTCCAGGCCTCGCGGCTGGAGCGGTGGAAAGGGCAGCGCGTTCATGTGGAGGCCTTGGGGCGGCTGAAGGGTGTGCCTGGGTGGGAGGTGTGGTTCGCGGGCGGCCCGCAGAAGGCCGGCGAAGCGGAATTTTTTGCCGAACTCAGGGCGGCGGTCGCTCAGCTTGGGATCTCGGACCGGGTGCGTTTCTTGGGCCAGCGGTCTGACGTGCCTCGGCTGATGGCCGCGGCGGACGTGTACTGCCAGCCGAACGCCGGCCCCGAGCCGTTCGGGGTTGTGTTCGTGGAGGCCCTGTACGCGGGTCTGCCGGTCGTTACCTCGGACTTGGGCGGCGGGCGCGAGGTGGTCGATTCGAGCTGCGGGGTGCTCGTCCCGCCGGGCGAGCCTGCTGCGGTTGCTGCCGCGCTGGCGGAACTGATTTCCGATCCGGCCCGCCGCGCCGCCTTGGGTGCGGGCGGGCCGAAGCGGGCTGAAGAACTGTGCGCCCCACACCGTCAACTGGACCGTATCGCGGGTCTGTTACAAAAGGTATCGTCGTGA
- a CDS encoding FkbM family methyltransferase has protein sequence MEIDIREDIGRSVWTAGVFDLAVAEVLFRAADPALLALDVGANIGSMSGLLAARAAEVWAFEPYPPVLERLRRNVSRLTGAGQFAHCQVFPLALSDHEGEARLACPDGSDKNHGLARIADSGSVAVRVAPLDALLGNREVGVMKLDVEGHEQAVLSGATHSLAAGRIRNIVFEDHVGPGGAVGKILRSYGYKLYAIGWVLRGPVLKPADETAHRVYEAPSYLATLAPEVVASCRQRGWRCLGRG, from the coding sequence TTGGAAATTGATATTCGTGAAGATATTGGCCGTAGTGTGTGGACTGCTGGTGTGTTTGATCTTGCTGTCGCAGAGGTGCTGTTTCGAGCTGCGGACCCCGCGCTGCTCGCGCTGGATGTTGGGGCGAATATCGGTTCGATGTCTGGGCTGCTCGCGGCTCGGGCTGCCGAAGTGTGGGCGTTCGAGCCTTACCCGCCAGTGCTTGAGCGGTTGCGTCGTAATGTGAGTCGCCTCACGGGGGCCGGCCAATTTGCTCACTGTCAGGTGTTTCCCCTCGCGCTAAGCGACCATGAAGGCGAAGCTCGACTCGCCTGTCCAGATGGCTCCGATAAGAACCACGGACTGGCGCGTATAGCTGATTCCGGCAGCGTTGCCGTTCGTGTCGCTCCTCTTGATGCCCTTCTTGGTAATCGGGAGGTTGGGGTGATGAAGCTCGATGTGGAGGGGCATGAGCAAGCCGTTCTCTCTGGTGCCACGCATTCCCTCGCGGCAGGCCGCATCCGAAACATCGTGTTCGAAGACCACGTTGGCCCAGGCGGAGCAGTTGGCAAAATCCTACGCAGCTATGGTTACAAATTGTACGCCATTGGTTGGGTGCTTCGCGGTCCTGTACTCAAACCGGCGGACGAAACGGCGCACCGCGTGTACGAGGCGCCGAGTTACTTGGCAACACTTGCGCCTGAAGTTGTGGCCAGCTGTCGGCAACGCGGTTGGCGATGTTTAGGGAGAGGATAG
- a CDS encoding class I SAM-dependent methyltransferase, translated as MTTLARAEQTHGTSGVAIYQLVAAVLTARHSGGGTVVDVGCGRGELYQYIKGRFGSYAGTDVLRYDGFPDEGAFHLTDLDSGRVALPDAVADCVVAVETIEHLENPRAFARELVRLVKPGGWVVVTTPNQLSLLSLLTLVVQGEFNGFRERPGLYPAHITALLEIDLRRIFRECGLADVAVEYTKSGRVPGISRHWPRWASRLFPRRLSDNVLVVGRRPVSNGDRT; from the coding sequence GTGACGACTCTTGCCCGGGCCGAGCAAACGCACGGCACCAGTGGTGTGGCTATCTATCAACTGGTCGCAGCGGTTTTGACCGCGCGTCACAGCGGCGGGGGAACCGTCGTCGACGTGGGTTGTGGGCGTGGAGAGTTGTATCAGTACATCAAAGGCCGATTCGGGTCGTATGCCGGCACGGACGTGCTCCGCTACGACGGTTTCCCCGATGAAGGCGCGTTCCACCTCACCGACCTGGACAGCGGCCGCGTTGCGCTACCGGACGCCGTCGCCGACTGCGTCGTCGCCGTGGAAACGATCGAGCACTTGGAAAACCCTCGCGCTTTCGCCCGTGAACTCGTGCGGTTGGTGAAGCCCGGCGGGTGGGTGGTCGTGACGACCCCGAATCAGTTGAGCTTGTTGAGCCTGCTCACGCTGGTTGTGCAAGGCGAATTTAACGGTTTCCGGGAGCGCCCGGGCCTCTACCCGGCGCACATCACGGCGCTGCTGGAGATCGATCTGCGGCGCATTTTTCGTGAGTGCGGCTTGGCCGACGTGGCTGTCGAATACACCAAAAGCGGTCGTGTTCCCGGCATCAGCCGTCACTGGCCTCGGTGGGCGTCCCGGTTGTTCCCCCGGAGGCTGTCGGATAACGTGCTGGTAGTGGGTCGGCGGCCGGTCTCAAATGGCGATCGCACATGA
- a CDS encoding O-antigen ligase family protein translates to MTSPTDSPIAPDPRTRFLRATIEAVVLSGCVLSPWAFAAVHPVSVFGLFVLVAVALALWALVLLIERRFVGVVCPVLVCFAGFVSLGAWQLVPLAPAALSALAPATAEARASLVPAEPESLTGEVPVPEPARISFDPGATRREVAKLLAVMALFAVVRYAVATPASYRRFALVCVANGVALSVLALAQRFSSNPHTIYWNFETQGSVFGPFVCKNHFPYYVTVCFGLGLGLLLGGHAFRERAAGLSGRLAALGRDPRAPWLLAALGLMLAANLYSLSRGGIVALVGAGVVCAALAVLIGGRAGGAARVVPVVALISALAAGLVGWFGADAVSKRFGTLGDADALDVGRRDLWARTLPLALKYPIWGTGQGTFVSAEPQQRHPGDTQLVTWEHAHNDYLETLVEGGLVQFVLLLFVAALVFRAGVRAVRTAGTRADAALRLGGLFGLSAVALHSLADFGLHMPAIVFLVTVLAAHLTAAGATGAVHAGRLVGPRWAVIPVVAGCLIVAVTLPAEGWRRERAEHYRLAAIRAEKRLPAGEREPVVGYLTAAVAFAPDDAALWLRLADVQHEEHLALRGRAPGAASECLRSALRSYLRARALNPLLERPHARLAAGRSHLTNSAPAAVYLDRAARLRPSDPGLWYLAGLAHLDANADDAAWECWRRSLICSDAQLEGIVAAAVSRLDGAGLLDRILPPDPKLMVAASRLPALAERPADRVAILERVGQLLEAASDPDELHLRARVLLDVGRPVDALRAYERAVLKAPGRSEWRFELAELCFEQGQIEPAAEHVRQVLRDRPDWPAARDLNAAIVRARAGLR, encoded by the coding sequence ATGACTTCACCGACCGATTCGCCCATAGCCCCCGACCCGCGGACGCGGTTCCTGCGCGCGACCATCGAAGCGGTCGTGCTGAGCGGGTGTGTGTTGTCCCCGTGGGCGTTCGCGGCCGTTCACCCGGTGTCGGTGTTCGGACTGTTTGTTTTAGTTGCGGTCGCCCTCGCGCTTTGGGCCTTGGTGCTCCTGATCGAGCGCCGGTTCGTGGGGGTGGTGTGTCCGGTGCTCGTGTGCTTCGCCGGGTTCGTCTCGCTCGGCGCGTGGCAACTCGTGCCACTTGCGCCTGCGGCCCTTTCCGCCCTGGCGCCGGCAACGGCGGAGGCTCGCGCTTCACTGGTCCCCGCAGAACCTGAATCGCTGACCGGTGAGGTGCCGGTGCCGGAGCCGGCCCGCATCAGTTTCGACCCGGGGGCGACCCGGCGAGAGGTCGCGAAGCTGCTCGCCGTAATGGCCCTGTTCGCAGTTGTAAGATACGCCGTAGCCACCCCCGCCAGCTACCGCCGGTTCGCACTGGTGTGCGTCGCCAATGGGGTTGCACTTTCGGTGCTCGCGCTCGCGCAGCGGTTCAGCTCAAACCCCCACACCATCTACTGGAACTTTGAGACGCAAGGGAGTGTGTTCGGCCCGTTCGTGTGTAAAAACCACTTCCCGTACTACGTCACTGTGTGCTTTGGGCTGGGATTGGGGCTGTTGCTCGGGGGGCACGCGTTTCGTGAGCGGGCCGCCGGCCTCTCCGGGCGCTTGGCCGCACTCGGACGGGACCCCCGCGCGCCGTGGCTGTTGGCCGCGCTGGGACTCATGCTGGCAGCGAACCTGTACAGCCTGTCACGGGGTGGGATCGTTGCCCTGGTCGGTGCCGGGGTGGTGTGTGCCGCGCTGGCCGTACTGATCGGCGGACGAGCCGGCGGGGCGGCCCGAGTTGTCCCGGTAGTCGCGCTGATCTCGGCTCTCGCGGCGGGACTGGTCGGCTGGTTCGGGGCGGACGCGGTGAGCAAGCGGTTCGGCACCTTGGGCGATGCCGATGCGCTTGACGTCGGCCGCCGTGACCTGTGGGCGCGCACTTTGCCGCTAGCACTGAAGTACCCGATTTGGGGCACGGGACAGGGGACGTTCGTGTCGGCCGAGCCGCAGCAGCGGCACCCGGGCGACACGCAACTCGTTACCTGGGAGCACGCACACAACGATTACCTTGAGACCCTCGTCGAGGGCGGTCTCGTTCAGTTCGTGTTGCTGCTGTTCGTGGCAGCGCTGGTGTTCCGAGCCGGCGTGCGTGCGGTTCGCACCGCGGGCACTCGAGCGGACGCGGCGTTGCGCCTCGGTGGGTTGTTCGGGCTCAGCGCGGTTGCGCTCCACAGCCTCGCGGACTTCGGGCTTCACATGCCCGCGATCGTATTCCTGGTAACGGTGCTGGCCGCGCATTTGACCGCCGCGGGTGCGACCGGGGCCGTACACGCGGGCCGGCTCGTCGGGCCGCGTTGGGCCGTTATACCGGTCGTGGCGGGGTGCCTCATCGTGGCAGTAACGCTGCCGGCCGAAGGATGGCGCCGGGAGCGGGCCGAACATTACCGGCTCGCAGCGATCCGAGCGGAAAAGCGGTTGCCGGCCGGCGAACGTGAGCCGGTGGTCGGGTATCTCACTGCTGCGGTGGCGTTTGCGCCAGATGACGCGGCGCTGTGGCTGCGGCTCGCTGACGTGCAGCACGAGGAACACCTTGCGCTCCGGGGCCGTGCCCCGGGCGCCGCAAGTGAGTGCCTGCGTTCAGCGCTCCGGAGCTACCTGCGGGCGCGGGCGCTGAACCCGCTTTTGGAGCGACCGCACGCGCGGCTTGCCGCAGGGCGATCCCACTTAACCAACTCGGCTCCGGCCGCAGTTTATTTGGACCGGGCGGCGCGCCTCCGCCCGTCCGACCCCGGCCTTTGGTATCTTGCGGGCCTCGCGCACCTTGATGCGAACGCGGATGACGCCGCATGGGAGTGCTGGCGCCGGTCCCTGATCTGTTCGGACGCGCAATTAGAAGGGATCGTTGCGGCCGCGGTTTCGCGGCTCGATGGGGCCGGGCTCCTCGACCGAATTCTCCCTCCTGATCCGAAACTGATGGTTGCCGCGTCGCGCCTTCCCGCGCTGGCCGAGCGGCCGGCGGATCGGGTAGCCATTTTGGAACGGGTCGGGCAACTGCTTGAGGCGGCCAGCGACCCGGACGAGTTGCACTTGCGAGCCCGGGTCCTGCTCGACGTGGGGCGCCCGGTGGACGCGTTGCGGGCTTACGAGCGGGCCGTGCTGAAAGCCCCCGGTCGGTCCGAGTGGCGGTTCGAGCTGGCCGAACTGTGCTTCGAGCAGGGCCAAATTGAACCAGCCGCCGAGCACGTTCGGCAGGTCCTCCGGGACCGCCCGGACTGGCCCGCGGCGCGCGATCTGAATGCCGCCATCGTCCGCGCCCGGGCCGGGTTGCGGTGA
- a CDS encoding S1 family peptidase — MSATVKVTSAADDKIGSGVVIRRTKTQAFVLTACHVVEKAKVVEVRVPGTKDTPGKTLKAEVLEREPAADLAVLRLSVEGVPGAVPLAPAGVKPKLVLSVGWEKGDAPGALDESLKGRVSLRKPGAANVVACFETVRKQAEGRSGGPLLDESGRVIGVATGHDGKTGYYVHVDEVRAFLKANALGWIVEEDR, encoded by the coding sequence GTGAGCGCGACGGTCAAGGTTACCAGCGCTGCCGACGATAAGATCGGCAGCGGGGTGGTGATCCGGCGCACCAAGACGCAAGCGTTTGTGCTGACGGCGTGTCACGTCGTCGAGAAGGCGAAGGTGGTGGAGGTGCGGGTTCCTGGAACAAAAGATACACCTGGAAAAACGCTGAAGGCCGAGGTGCTGGAACGCGAGCCGGCGGCGGATTTGGCGGTTCTGCGGTTGTCCGTTGAGGGCGTTCCCGGGGCCGTGCCCCTCGCACCCGCTGGGGTCAAGCCGAAACTGGTTCTGAGCGTCGGATGGGAAAAGGGTGACGCCCCGGGGGCACTCGATGAGTCGCTCAAGGGGCGAGTGAGCTTGCGGAAGCCTGGTGCGGCGAACGTGGTGGCGTGCTTCGAAACGGTTCGCAAACAGGCGGAGGGCCGTTCCGGCGGGCCGCTGCTCGACGAGTCGGGGCGGGTAATTGGGGTCGCGACCGGGCACGACGGAAAAACTGGCTATTACGTGCATGTGGACGAAGTGCGGGCGTTTCTCAAAGCGAACGCGCTGGGATGGATCGTCGAAGAGGACCGGTGA
- a CDS encoding right-handed parallel beta-helix repeat-containing protein, translated as MLRSTLKKLLSPKPSVPVRPTPARVLRMEVLEDRSVPATFTVGTNGLTTIQAALNAAAARTGFDTVVVPTGTYTESVVINDTFGVTLRASGNAIIKAPATVAAPSDLAALGGAVIDVYSKNVTITGLTVNAAGSNANAGIRVIKGGDATIRNNTVTGVNAPADPAFGVGIQVGSRRVGIVAGAGNAVLEKNKITDYFAAGVLVDGGAASATVTENTIIGRRGLNGGVTQYGVQMSYGASGSIEYNRISGNDTGNLGQFDVSAGVFLYQVGAKDVLVDANRVFGNEDGILVQSSAGGPGSIVISNNQVYSNTGFAGIDVIDSSDVSITGNEVYSNDTLNGIALGDSSQITVDENNVFDNVLADGIYVYGGGGNTISSNVSRNNGYNGIFLEDSSSNTVASNTTRANDQNGVKVLRGSNNTLSFGTSNANGFDGILLEDTANNSVTNYTLRNNGGYGLHLVSAIGTTKSNNTFSGNDLGDTN; from the coding sequence ATGTTGCGTTCCACCTTAAAGAAGCTCTTGAGCCCGAAGCCGTCTGTCCCGGTTCGCCCAACTCCGGCGAGGGTGCTGCGGATGGAGGTGCTAGAAGACCGGAGCGTGCCTGCGACTTTCACGGTCGGCACCAACGGGTTAACCACGATCCAGGCGGCTCTCAACGCGGCCGCCGCGCGCACTGGGTTCGACACGGTTGTGGTGCCAACCGGCACGTACACTGAGTCCGTGGTAATCAACGACACCTTCGGGGTGACGCTGAGGGCGAGCGGGAATGCGATCATCAAGGCGCCGGCGACGGTCGCGGCCCCGAGCGATCTGGCCGCCCTCGGTGGCGCGGTGATCGACGTGTATTCGAAGAACGTGACGATCACCGGGCTGACGGTAAACGCCGCTGGCAGCAACGCGAACGCTGGCATTCGGGTGATCAAAGGTGGCGACGCGACCATTCGGAACAACACCGTAACTGGGGTCAACGCTCCGGCTGATCCGGCGTTCGGTGTCGGAATCCAGGTCGGCTCCCGGCGGGTCGGAATTGTTGCTGGTGCGGGGAACGCGGTTCTGGAAAAGAACAAGATCACCGATTACTTTGCGGCGGGCGTGCTGGTGGACGGGGGCGCTGCGTCGGCGACCGTCACCGAGAACACGATCATCGGCCGCCGGGGGCTTAACGGCGGGGTGACGCAGTACGGCGTGCAGATGAGTTATGGGGCCTCCGGTAGCATTGAGTACAACCGGATCAGCGGCAACGACACGGGGAATCTCGGTCAGTTCGACGTGTCGGCCGGCGTGTTCCTCTATCAGGTTGGTGCGAAAGACGTTCTGGTTGACGCGAACAGGGTGTTTGGTAACGAAGACGGCATTTTGGTGCAGTCGAGCGCGGGTGGCCCGGGTAGCATCGTGATCTCAAACAATCAAGTGTACTCCAACACTGGATTTGCTGGGATCGATGTCATCGACTCGTCCGACGTGTCGATCACGGGCAACGAGGTGTATAGCAACGATACTCTGAACGGAATTGCGCTGGGCGATTCGAGCCAGATTACGGTCGACGAGAATAACGTGTTCGACAACGTGCTGGCGGATGGGATTTATGTGTACGGCGGGGGCGGCAACACGATCAGCAGCAACGTCTCACGCAACAACGGTTACAACGGCATTTTCCTTGAGGATTCGAGCAGCAACACCGTGGCGAGTAACACGACTCGCGCGAACGATCAGAATGGCGTCAAGGTGCTCCGGGGTAGTAATAATACCCTTTCGTTCGGCACAAGTAACGCAAACGGGTTCGATGGCATTTTGCTCGAAGACACTGCCAACAACAGCGTGACAAACTACACGCTCAGGAACAACGGCGGCTACGGGCTGCACCTGGTGTCTGCGATTGGCACGACTAAGTCGAACAACACATTCAGTGGAAACGATCTAGGCGATACGAACTGA
- a CDS encoding glycosyltransferase, protein MIHLGKYYPPSPGGIEGHTQSLARAQAALGADVRVVVVNHRARDGHDATFEKWTRTPWAEDADGQVRITRVGRLANVAKLDVAPGLSGLLNDLARNPPDVWHLHAPNITMMLAVLRCRWLAPLVITHHSDIVRQKLLKHFVRPLEVALYRRAARILPTSGSYVDGSDLLQQFANKLTPVPLGMDLSPFQTPSAAARACAERFRERFRGPVWLCVGRLIYYKGLHVALEALKRVPGTLVVIGTGPLGAELNRKAQELGVADRVVWYGHASADELVGAYLASAALWFPSVARSEGFGLVQVEAMAAGCPVINTAVPASGVAWVARHEQESLTVPVSDSAALAAAANRLLTEAGLKDRLVAAARMRAAAEFDWLVMGRRCLAVYGEVAGRV, encoded by the coding sequence GTGATTCACCTGGGCAAGTATTACCCGCCATCGCCCGGCGGAATCGAGGGTCACACCCAATCTCTCGCCCGCGCGCAGGCGGCGCTTGGGGCCGATGTGCGCGTGGTGGTGGTGAACCACCGCGCTCGCGACGGCCACGATGCGACTTTCGAGAAATGGACCCGCACCCCGTGGGCTGAAGACGCCGACGGCCAGGTGCGGATCACACGGGTCGGGCGACTTGCGAACGTTGCGAAGCTGGATGTGGCCCCGGGGCTGTCTGGTCTGCTCAACGATCTGGCCCGGAACCCGCCGGACGTGTGGCACCTGCATGCGCCGAACATTACGATGATGCTTGCGGTGCTGCGGTGCCGCTGGCTCGCCCCGCTCGTCATCACTCACCACAGCGACATCGTCCGGCAGAAGTTGCTGAAGCACTTCGTCCGGCCGCTTGAAGTGGCGCTGTACCGAAGGGCTGCCCGCATTCTCCCCACCAGCGGGTCGTACGTTGACGGCTCCGATCTGCTCCAGCAGTTCGCGAATAAGCTCACGCCGGTTCCGCTCGGCATGGACCTGTCACCGTTTCAGACCCCTTCGGCCGCAGCGCGTGCGTGTGCGGAGCGGTTCCGGGAGCGGTTCCGGGGGCCGGTGTGGCTCTGTGTCGGCCGTTTGATCTACTACAAGGGTTTGCACGTCGCCCTCGAAGCGCTCAAAAGAGTGCCCGGCACGCTGGTGGTGATCGGCACTGGCCCGCTCGGGGCCGAACTCAATCGTAAGGCACAGGAGCTGGGGGTTGCGGATCGGGTGGTCTGGTACGGGCACGCGTCCGCAGACGAACTCGTTGGCGCGTACCTCGCGTCCGCCGCTCTCTGGTTTCCGAGCGTGGCCCGGAGTGAGGGGTTCGGGTTGGTGCAAGTGGAGGCCATGGCGGCCGGTTGCCCGGTGATCAACACCGCGGTGCCTGCGAGCGGTGTTGCCTGGGTCGCGCGGCACGAACAGGAATCGCTGACGGTTCCTGTGAGCGACTCGGCCGCCCTGGCGGCGGCGGCGAACCGTCTGTTGACAGAGGCTGGGTTAAAGGACCGACTCGTCGCTGCGGCGCGTATGCGGGCCGCGGCTGAGTTCGACTGGCTGGTGATGGGGAGGCGATGTCTGGCCGTTTACGGCGAGGTTGCCGGGCGGGTGTAG
- a CDS encoding glycosyltransferase family 4 protein, whose product MDRANYALASYLARSGHAVELVTHRASPELAALDRVRVRTARKPLGSYFLGRWPLRWAAARAVREGGSKRVVANGGNFVSTDINWVHYVHAAFRPTAPASFARRLKGRVDRVLELRAERVSLGAARTVVCNSERTRSDVINRCGVDPERAVVVYYGTDPDLFRPATEDDRRELRAKLGWPSDRPVVMFIGALGDRRKGFDTLFAAWSTLCQESGWDPVLAVVGRGAELAAWEERARQGGLADRVRFLGFRSDVPDLLRAADALVAPTRYEAYGLGVHEALCCGLPALVTASAGVAERYPPELAHLLLPDPDDAPDLVQRLRRWRSDSAAVRGHLQVLSDTLRAFTWDDMGKRFVQACGA is encoded by the coding sequence ATGGATCGGGCGAACTATGCCCTGGCGTCCTATCTGGCTCGGTCCGGGCACGCCGTCGAACTGGTTACGCACCGGGCGAGCCCTGAACTCGCGGCCCTGGACCGGGTCCGCGTGCGAACGGCCCGCAAGCCGCTCGGCTCGTACTTCCTCGGCCGATGGCCGCTCCGGTGGGCGGCGGCGCGTGCCGTTCGGGAGGGCGGGTCCAAACGGGTTGTGGCGAACGGCGGCAATTTTGTCTCGACCGACATCAACTGGGTTCATTACGTTCACGCCGCGTTCCGGCCGACTGCGCCGGCCTCGTTCGCCCGACGGTTAAAGGGGCGGGTCGATCGGGTGCTCGAGCTGCGGGCCGAGCGTGTCTCGCTGGGGGCCGCGCGAACGGTGGTCTGCAACTCGGAGCGGACCCGCTCGGACGTCATCAACCGCTGTGGGGTCGATCCGGAGCGGGCCGTGGTCGTCTATTACGGCACCGATCCGGACCTGTTCAGGCCTGCAACAGAAGACGACCGAAGGGAGCTACGTGCGAAACTCGGCTGGCCGTCCGACCGGCCGGTGGTGATGTTTATCGGCGCTCTCGGTGACCGGCGGAAGGGGTTCGACACTCTGTTTGCGGCGTGGTCGACGCTGTGCCAAGAGTCGGGGTGGGATCCGGTTCTGGCCGTTGTCGGCCGCGGGGCAGAACTCGCCGCGTGGGAGGAGCGGGCGCGGCAGGGCGGGTTGGCGGACCGTGTCCGGTTTCTGGGGTTCCGCAGCGACGTTCCGGATCTGCTCCGCGCCGCGGACGCGCTCGTCGCCCCGACGCGGTACGAGGCGTACGGGCTGGGGGTGCATGAGGCGCTGTGTTGCGGCCTGCCGGCTCTGGTCACCGCTTCGGCGGGAGTGGCCGAGCGGTACCCGCCCGAACTGGCCCACCTCCTGCTTCCCGATCCGGATGACGCGCCCGATCTGGTCCAGCGCTTGCGGCGGTGGCGGTCCGATTCGGCCGCGGTTCGGGGCCACCTTCAGGTGCTTTCAGACACGCTCAGAGCATTTACCTGGGATGATATGGGGAAGCGGTTCGTGCAGGCTTGCGGGGCGTAA
- a CDS encoding polysaccharide biosynthesis/export family protein: protein MNRPGSSLRIAATVVGLAAALTSGCASVTNPVADGIPVRRLPPEALGESKADLHSVPLAALIPPVPPVHLIGPGDTLGVFIEGILGERGGQPPVRIPEQGSAPPGIGFPIPVREDGTVPLPLIAPLKLEGLTLAQAQDRVRDAYLKPKELLADPDKARIIVTLLRPRQYHVLVLREDAGGTTFGSSGGAGGFGNTGATFSQTRRAAGYPLDLPIYENNLLNALTRSGGLPGAEAQDEVLILRGAYQPGANGQVPEIPAAATEKAQSLRVPLRLRPGEPLTVRPEDLVLQSGDIVLVKARSGELFYTGGLLPPRTFPLPADRDLDVIEALLLVGGPLLNGGLNTNNLSGQIVQTGLGFPSPSQVTILRRLKSGAQIPIIVNLNRALKDPRERIALRSGDIMLLQSTVGEAGAQYLTSNFRFNSAYQAIRSRFFNTVGTATLP from the coding sequence ATGAACCGCCCCGGTTCCTCGCTCCGAATCGCTGCTACCGTGGTAGGCCTGGCGGCCGCACTGACGAGCGGATGCGCGTCGGTCACCAATCCGGTGGCCGACGGCATACCCGTCAGGCGGCTCCCGCCAGAGGCACTCGGCGAGAGCAAGGCGGACCTCCACTCGGTGCCGTTAGCAGCACTAATACCGCCCGTTCCACCCGTGCACCTGATCGGCCCCGGAGACACCCTCGGCGTGTTCATTGAGGGCATCCTCGGCGAGCGCGGCGGTCAACCACCGGTCCGTATCCCCGAGCAAGGGAGCGCGCCGCCGGGCATCGGCTTCCCCATTCCGGTTCGCGAGGACGGGACAGTCCCGTTGCCCCTCATCGCGCCCCTCAAACTCGAAGGGCTAACGCTAGCACAGGCACAAGATCGAGTGCGAGACGCCTATCTCAAACCCAAAGAGCTACTCGCGGATCCGGACAAAGCGAGAATCATCGTCACTTTGCTCCGGCCGCGACAGTACCACGTCCTCGTCCTCCGGGAGGATGCGGGCGGCACCACCTTCGGTTCGTCCGGCGGAGCGGGCGGATTCGGCAACACCGGCGCCACGTTCTCCCAAACCCGGCGTGCCGCTGGCTACCCACTCGATCTGCCCATATACGAAAACAACCTCTTGAACGCCCTCACTCGCTCGGGCGGGCTACCAGGTGCCGAGGCACAGGACGAGGTTCTCATTCTCCGCGGAGCGTACCAACCGGGTGCAAACGGGCAGGTGCCCGAAATCCCGGCCGCGGCCACTGAAAAGGCGCAGTCACTTCGCGTCCCCCTGCGATTGCGTCCCGGCGAGCCTCTGACCGTGCGCCCGGAGGACCTTGTGCTCCAGAGCGGTGACATCGTGCTTGTCAAAGCGCGGTCCGGTGAGCTTTTCTACACCGGCGGGTTGCTGCCGCCGCGAACGTTTCCGCTACCTGCAGACCGCGATCTTGATGTGATCGAGGCGCTCCTCCTCGTCGGCGGGCCGTTACTCAACGGCGGGTTGAACACCAACAACCTGTCCGGCCAGATCGTGCAAACCGGTCTCGGGTTCCCGTCACCGAGCCAAGTGACCATCTTGCGTCGCCTGAAGTCGGGGGCCCAGATCCCGATCATTGTGAATCTGAACCGGGCATTGAAAGACCCGCGAGAACGGATCGCGTTGCGATCCGGCGATATCATGCTGCTCCAATCCACAGTTGGAGAAGCCGGCGCGCAATACCTGACCTCGAACTTCCGGTTCAACTCGGCCTACCAAGCGATCCGGAGCCGATTCTTCAACACCGTCGGCACAGCAACCCTCCCGTAA